Proteins from one Deinococcus fonticola genomic window:
- a CDS encoding RNA methyltransferase encodes MNLAVVLVSPKTPGNVGAAARAMLNMGASDLRVVAPRCDILDSQAVAMAVHAADLLRSARIYSTLREALADRDLSVGTTARLRADLPAPRHPAQVRPLVRAAQAPALVFGPEETGLLNSDLEQCQVSIRIPTGEYASLNLAQAVLLVCYEFMQAQDEVPEWTRKTASREEMEAMYGHLHETMHLIGYTDAVRARHTLRLWRAMLDRALMSSAESRLFRGLLRQVQWKVQDAATRGMVTTRQGKEVESEEQTAES; translated from the coding sequence GTGAATCTTGCGGTGGTGCTGGTGTCTCCGAAAACGCCTGGAAACGTGGGGGCGGCGGCCCGCGCGATGCTGAACATGGGGGCCAGTGATCTGCGGGTCGTCGCGCCGCGCTGCGACATTCTGGATTCGCAGGCGGTGGCGATGGCGGTGCACGCGGCAGACTTGCTGCGCTCGGCGCGGATATACAGCACGCTGCGGGAAGCCCTGGCTGACCGCGACCTGAGTGTGGGCACCACGGCGCGGCTGCGGGCCGACCTGCCGGCCCCGCGTCACCCGGCCCAGGTGCGGCCGCTGGTGCGGGCGGCGCAGGCCCCGGCGCTGGTGTTCGGGCCGGAGGAAACGGGCCTGCTCAACAGTGATCTGGAGCAGTGCCAGGTGTCGATCCGCATTCCCACCGGGGAATACGCCAGCCTGAATCTGGCGCAGGCCGTGCTGCTGGTGTGCTACGAGTTCATGCAGGCGCAGGACGAAGTCCCGGAATGGACGCGCAAGACCGCCAGCCGCGAGGAAATGGAGGCGATGTACGGTCACCTGCACGAGACCATGCACCTGATCGGTTACACCGACGCGGTGCGGGCGCGGCACACCCTGCGGCTGTGGCGGGCCATGCTCGACCGCGCCCTGATGAGCAGCGCCGAAAGCCGCCTGTTCCGGGGCCTGCTGCGGCAGGTTCAGTGGAAGGTGCAGGACGCCGCCACGAGGGGAATGGTGACGACCAGACAGGGAAAAGAAGTGGAGAGTGAGGAGCAGACGGCGGAAAGCTAA
- a CDS encoding YkoP family protein translates to MSRRTLWPLLLRAGAFGSLHGGHPGDPAVGLTVPIESAADFAATLEMLNAQGVRATLLVSLKASHECADDLWRALQAGHEVAGWNGPIQPTRLEALSGQPVRYWGLAAPSQTGGALRKLRQAGIAPLPAPAREAAPGVLLRVPLADLRAVLPDLKARGYRAVPAGELRDLRPAEPRDLLHHLYQRAVEDRYAQREGIIDLSGRFDAVMRVAALDHAPPPLPLPPGTPTAELHLNSTRLVGLASRNLTATYKAYQRSLRDVAQALQTHPELQGAQAVFAVTLFHGPLAKAGFTILDLPPLRARWYGLGFRVLRAAYGTTRTPSEGTPKMGWMTREAFLERYGEKNVQRRE, encoded by the coding sequence ATGTCTCGACGCACCCTGTGGCCTCTCCTGCTGCGCGCCGGCGCCTTCGGCAGCCTGCATGGCGGTCATCCCGGCGACCCCGCCGTGGGCCTGACCGTTCCTATCGAGTCCGCCGCAGATTTCGCGGCCACGCTGGAGATGTTGAACGCGCAGGGAGTCAGGGCCACGCTGCTCGTCTCCTTGAAGGCCAGCCACGAATGCGCCGACGACCTGTGGCGGGCCCTGCAGGCAGGACACGAGGTGGCGGGGTGGAATGGGCCGATCCAGCCCACACGCCTGGAAGCCCTGAGCGGCCAGCCCGTGCGTTACTGGGGGCTGGCGGCCCCCAGCCAGACGGGCGGGGCGCTGCGAAAGCTGCGGCAGGCCGGGATCGCTCCTTTGCCGGCCCCCGCCCGTGAAGCGGCCCCCGGCGTTCTTCTGCGCGTCCCTCTGGCCGACCTGCGGGCCGTGCTGCCTGACCTGAAAGCCAGGGGCTACCGGGCCGTCCCCGCCGGTGAACTCCGCGACCTGCGGCCGGCCGAGCCGCGTGACCTGCTGCACCACCTTTATCAGCGCGCGGTGGAAGACCGGTACGCGCAGCGTGAGGGCATCATCGACCTTTCTGGCCGGTTCGACGCGGTGATGCGCGTGGCGGCCCTCGACCACGCCCCGCCCCCCCTGCCGCTGCCGCCGGGCACGCCCACGGCGGAACTGCACCTGAACTCCACGCGGCTGGTCGGCCTGGCCTCGCGCAACCTGACCGCCACCTACAAGGCCTACCAGCGCAGCCTGCGCGACGTGGCCCAGGCGCTTCAGACCCACCCGGAGTTACAAGGCGCACAGGCCGTGTTCGCCGTGACCCTGTTTCACGGCCCGCTGGCCAAAGCCGGGTTCACCATCCTTGACTTGCCCCCCCTGCGCGCCCGCTGGTACGGCCTGGGGTTCCGCGTTCTGCGCGCCGCCTACGGCACCACCCGTACCCCCAGCGAAGGCACCCCCAAAATGGGCTGGATGACCCGTGAAGCCTTTCTGGAACGGTACGGAGAGAAAAACGTACAGCGCCGGGAGTGA